One window from the genome of Enterobacteriaceae bacterium Kacie_13 encodes:
- the priB gene encoding primosomal replication protein N yields MTANRLVLSGTVCKTPIRKVSPSGIPHCQFVLEHRSQQQEAGFNRQTWCRMPVVVSGQASQALTHSITVGTQLTVSGFISCHQGRNGLNKVVLHAEQIELIDSGD; encoded by the coding sequence GTGACGGCGAATCGTCTGGTGTTGTCCGGCACAGTGTGCAAGACCCCCATTCGTAAAGTCAGTCCTTCGGGCATTCCTCACTGTCAGTTCGTGCTAGAGCATCGCTCGCAGCAGCAGGAGGCCGGATTTAACCGACAAACATGGTGCAGAATGCCTGTGGTTGTCAGTGGACAAGCGTCACAAGCATTAACTCACAGTATAACGGTCGGCACGCAACTCACTGTTTCTGGTTTCATTAGTTGCCATCAAGGGCGCAATGGACTGAACAAAGTGGTGTTACATGCCGAGCAGATTGAATTGATAGATTCTGGAGACTAG
- a CDS encoding Opacity-associated protein A domain protein → MGRIPPRRRKAIRIYQPMLRSWIAIMKRPMRDTTAQSESESEEMSGQPETRPSAASKSKTLLNKIWHLSDGFHWMSPLPYAHRRGIIISVLVILIALLWPYTPENTYAPSQLQQPASIPMQADLRNDQGRTTQMAQPEPVQPQANDNSATWRSYQVQSGQTLAQLFRDNNMAVNDVFSMARVEGAEKPLSTLKTGQEVKIQRDAQGVVKALQVTTEQNVTVTFVRQSDGSFQREN, encoded by the coding sequence ATGGGCAGAATCCCGCCCAGGAGAAGGAAAGCCATCCGTATTTATCAACCCATGTTGAGATCCTGGATTGCCATTATGAAAAGGCCAATGCGAGACACGACAGCGCAGAGTGAAAGCGAAAGCGAAGAAATGAGCGGGCAACCTGAAACGCGTCCTTCTGCTGCCTCCAAAAGCAAAACGCTGTTGAATAAAATCTGGCACCTGAGCGACGGCTTCCACTGGATGTCGCCACTGCCTTATGCCCATCGTCGCGGTATTATCATCAGCGTGCTGGTGATCCTTATTGCCCTGCTGTGGCCGTATACGCCGGAAAACACCTATGCCCCTTCGCAACTGCAACAGCCGGCCAGCATTCCGATGCAGGCTGATTTGCGTAACGATCAGGGCCGCACCACGCAGATGGCGCAGCCTGAACCTGTTCAACCTCAGGCGAACGACAACAGCGCCACATGGCGTAGTTATCAAGTGCAGTCAGGTCAGACGCTGGCGCAGCTGTTCCGCGATAACAACATGGCCGTTAACGATGTGTTTTCGATGGCGCGGGTTGAGGGCGCGGAGAAACCGCTGAGTACGTTGAAAACCGGACAGGAAGTGAAGATTCAGCGCGATGCGCAAGGTGTCGTGAAGGCGTTACAGGTCACGACCGAACAGAACGTTACGGTAACGTTTGTCCGTCAGTCTGATGGCAGCTTCCAGCGCGAAAACTGA
- a CDS encoding esterase, with product MVEMYEENIEGIQVIHAVPAGQYQQQLPTIFFYHGFLSSKEIYSYFGYTLAKAGFRVILPDAIMHGARAESDEAKCVAHFWRILQNNVEELAVLKDVFVGRGLADAERLGVGGVSMGGMTTMAALVRFPWIKVAANLMGSGYFSRLSHHLFPAFTLGEGAQREVFERELAPLLSLDITGKAALIAGKPLFVWHGEQDDVVPFGESLRLQQELAGSGADSHLTFISESEAKHKVTVHALSEATAFFAQKL from the coding sequence ATGGTTGAGATGTACGAAGAAAATATTGAAGGGATCCAGGTTATTCATGCGGTGCCTGCCGGACAATATCAGCAGCAGCTCCCGACGATTTTTTTCTATCACGGCTTTTTATCCTCAAAAGAGATCTACTCCTATTTTGGCTATACGCTGGCGAAGGCCGGTTTTCGCGTAATTCTGCCTGATGCGATCATGCACGGTGCTCGCGCCGAGAGCGACGAGGCAAAATGTGTGGCGCACTTCTGGCGCATTCTGCAAAACAACGTGGAAGAGTTGGCGGTCCTAAAGGACGTGTTTGTCGGACGTGGCCTGGCGGATGCAGAGCGTCTTGGCGTCGGTGGAGTATCGATGGGCGGCATGACAACTATGGCCGCGCTGGTGAGATTCCCCTGGATAAAAGTCGCGGCGAACCTGATGGGCTCGGGCTACTTCTCGCGGTTATCGCATCACCTTTTCCCGGCCTTCACTCTCGGTGAGGGAGCACAGCGCGAGGTTTTTGAACGCGAATTAGCGCCATTACTTAGCCTCGATATCACCGGGAAAGCGGCGTTGATCGCCGGTAAACCGTTGTTTGTCTGGCATGGCGAGCAGGATGATGTGGTGCCGTTTGGTGAAAGTTTACGGTTGCAACAGGAGCTTGCGGGCAGCGGCGCGGATAGCCATCTGACGTTCATTTCTGAGTCCGAAGCGAAGCATAAAGTGACGGTGCATGCGCTCTCAGAAGCCACTGCATTCTTTGCGCAAAAGCTGTAG
- a CDS encoding ribonuclease R, whose protein sequence is MSKDPFLEREAEKYESPIPSREFILEHLAKRETPASREEIGNELNLSGEESLEALRRRLRAMERDGQLVFTRRQCYALPERLDLLKGTVIGHRDGYGFLRLEGVKKDDVYLSAEQMKMCIHGDVVLAQPVGTDRKGRREARIVRVLVPKMSQIVGRYFTDAGAGFVVPDDSRLSFDILIPADAINGARMGYMVVVELTQRPTRRTKAVGKIVEVLGDKMGTSMAVDIALRTHEIPHVWPPQVLKQVEDLSEQVPEEAKKGRVDLRSLPLVTIDGEDARDFDDAVYCEKKRGGGWRLWVAIADVSYYVRHGTALDDEARSRATSVYFPSQVVPMLPEVLSNGLCSLNPQVDRLCMVCEMTISAQGKLTSSKFYEAVMSSHARLTYNKVWRIIDGDEELREQYSPLVKHLQELHTMYKMLDQARAERGGIAFETEEAKFIFNAERRIERVEPTVRNDAHKLIEECMILANIAAARFVEKHNEPALFRVHDRPSDDHISALRSVLGELGLVMGGGLKPDPKDYAQIMDELAGRPDREMLQTMLLRSMKQAIYDPENRGHFGLALPSYGHFTSPIRRYPDLALHRAIKYLLAKEHGTLKDRWTPTGGWHSDYEDMLQLGEHCSMAERRADEATRNVADWLKCDFMQDHVGEVFTGTIASVTGFGFFVRLNDLFIDGLVHVSSLDNDYYRYDNIGQRLVGESSGAVYRLGDTVEIRVEAVHMDERKIDFALVSSTRKARGEGKTARDREKKGGERTMRSTAPANAGRRRTGKKGANFEPDSAFRKDDAKPAKPKKEKAVSAVGKDGKPKKAKKPSDKTAKIAAATRSKRAKKKSVES, encoded by the coding sequence ATGTCAAAAGATCCATTCCTGGAACGAGAAGCAGAAAAATACGAATCACCTATTCCTAGTCGTGAATTTATTCTCGAACACCTCGCGAAACGTGAAACACCTGCCAGCCGTGAAGAGATCGGTAACGAACTGAACCTGTCCGGCGAAGAATCGCTGGAAGCCCTGCGTCGCCGTCTGCGCGCGATGGAACGTGATGGTCAGCTGGTTTTCACACGCCGCCAGTGTTACGCGCTGCCGGAACGTCTGGATCTACTGAAAGGTACAGTCATCGGTCATCGTGATGGTTACGGTTTCCTGCGCCTCGAAGGCGTGAAGAAAGATGACGTTTACCTTTCTGCTGAACAAATGAAAATGTGTATCCACGGCGACGTGGTATTAGCACAGCCGGTCGGAACCGATCGTAAAGGCCGTCGTGAAGCGCGTATCGTGCGTGTTCTGGTGCCGAAGATGAGCCAGATCGTAGGCCGGTACTTTACTGACGCCGGTGCAGGTTTTGTGGTGCCCGACGACAGCCGTCTGAGCTTCGATATCCTGATCCCAGCCGATGCCATTAATGGTGCGCGCATGGGCTATATGGTAGTGGTCGAGCTGACTCAGCGTCCGACCCGCCGTACCAAAGCGGTCGGTAAAATTGTCGAAGTGCTGGGCGATAAAATGGGCACCAGCATGGCGGTGGATATTGCACTGCGCACCCATGAAATCCCGCACGTCTGGCCGCCACAGGTGCTGAAACAGGTCGAAGACCTGAGCGAACAGGTGCCGGAAGAAGCGAAAAAAGGCCGCGTCGATTTACGCAGTTTGCCGCTGGTCACCATTGATGGTGAAGACGCGCGTGACTTCGATGACGCCGTGTACTGTGAGAAAAAACGCGGTGGAGGATGGCGCCTTTGGGTGGCTATCGCCGACGTGAGCTATTACGTGCGTCATGGCACCGCGCTGGACGACGAAGCGCGCAGCCGCGCCACCTCTGTGTACTTCCCGTCGCAGGTTGTTCCGATGCTGCCGGAAGTGCTGTCCAACGGCCTGTGCTCCCTGAATCCGCAGGTTGACCGTCTGTGTATGGTCTGCGAGATGACTATTTCCGCACAGGGCAAGCTGACCAGTTCCAAATTCTACGAAGCGGTGATGAGTTCCCACGCACGACTGACCTACAACAAAGTCTGGCGCATCATTGATGGCGACGAAGAGCTGCGTGAGCAATATTCGCCGCTGGTTAAGCATCTGCAAGAACTGCACACCATGTACAAAATGCTTGATCAGGCACGTGCAGAGCGTGGCGGTATCGCCTTCGAAACGGAAGAAGCGAAGTTCATCTTCAACGCTGAACGCCGTATCGAACGTGTCGAACCGACCGTTCGTAATGACGCGCACAAACTGATCGAAGAGTGCATGATCCTCGCGAACATCGCGGCTGCGCGTTTTGTTGAAAAACATAACGAACCTGCGTTGTTCCGTGTGCATGACCGTCCAAGCGATGACCATATCTCGGCGCTGCGAAGCGTGCTGGGTGAGTTAGGTCTGGTGATGGGCGGTGGTCTGAAACCTGATCCGAAAGATTACGCTCAGATTATGGATGAACTGGCGGGGCGTCCTGACCGTGAAATGCTGCAAACCATGTTGTTGCGTTCGATGAAACAGGCGATTTACGACCCGGAAAACCGCGGTCACTTCGGTCTGGCGCTGCCGTCCTACGGGCACTTCACATCGCCGATTCGCCGCTATCCGGACCTGGCGCTGCACCGTGCGATCAAGTACCTGCTGGCGAAAGAGCACGGTACTCTGAAAGATCGCTGGACGCCGACCGGCGGCTGGCACAGTGATTATGAAGACATGTTGCAACTGGGCGAGCATTGTTCGATGGCCGAACGCCGTGCGGACGAAGCTACCCGCAACGTGGCTGACTGGCTGAAATGCGACTTTATGCAGGATCACGTCGGTGAAGTCTTTACCGGCACCATCGCCAGCGTAACCGGTTTCGGTTTCTTCGTGCGTCTCAACGATCTGTTTATCGATGGTCTGGTGCACGTGTCTTCGCTGGACAACGATTACTACCGTTATGACAACATCGGTCAGCGTCTGGTAGGCGAATCATCCGGTGCGGTTTACCGCCTGGGTGATACAGTGGAAATTCGCGTTGAAGCCGTTCACATGGATGAGCGTAAAATCGACTTCGCTCTGGTTTCCAGCACCCGCAAAGCGCGCGGTGAAGGTAAAACAGCGCGCGATCGCGAGAAGAAAGGCGGCGAGCGCACTATGCGCTCCACCGCACCTGCTAACGCAGGTCGACGCCGGACAGGCAAAAAAGGCGCTAACTTCGAGCCGGACAGCGCATTCCGCAAAGACGACGCGAAGCCTGCAAAGCCGAAGAAAGAAAAAGCGGTGAGCGCAGTGGGCAAAGACGGTAAGCCGAAGAAAGCCAAAAAGCCTTCTGATAAAACGGCGAAAATCGCTGCGGCGACCCGATCTAAACGCGCTAAGAAAAAGTCAGTAGAAAGCTGA
- the bsmA gene encoding biofilm peroxide resistance protein BsmA: protein MKSLRIPAALLLLAALSGCSNLMQTTPVPPPAPTAKAQEVTRAQTSTLTKIGSVTADVIGSPMDAEAEIQRKADAAGARYYVIMFNSETIVPGRWYSQATLYR, encoded by the coding sequence ATGAAATCCCTCCGAATCCCCGCTGCGCTGCTGTTACTGGCGGCACTGAGCGGTTGCAGTAATCTGATGCAAACTACCCCGGTTCCACCGCCCGCGCCGACGGCTAAAGCACAGGAAGTCACTCGTGCTCAAACTTCTACGCTGACCAAAATAGGCAGCGTCACTGCGGATGTGATTGGCAGCCCGATGGACGCCGAAGCAGAAATCCAGCGCAAAGCCGATGCGGCGGGTGCACGTTATTATGTGATCATGTTTAACAGCGAAACCATTGTGCCCGGTCGCTGGTACTCACAAGCCACGCTGTATCGTTAA
- the rlmB gene encoding 23S rRNA (guanosine(2251)-2'-O)-methyltransferase RlmB — MSEIIYGIHSVKALLDNDPQRFLEVFILKGRDDKRLKPLIDELEASGIVIQVANRQWLDEKSEGAVHQGIIARVREGRQYQENDLPALLESLESPFLLVLDGVTDPHNLGACLRTADAAGVHAVIVPRDRSAKLNATAKKVASGAAENVPLINVTNLARTLRVLQEHNVWIVGTAGEADHNLYQSKMTGPMALVMGAEGEGMRRLTREHCDELISIPMAGSVSSLNVSVATGVCLFEAVRQRGLKKS; from the coding sequence ATGAGCGAAATAATCTACGGTATTCATTCCGTTAAAGCCTTACTCGACAACGATCCGCAGCGCTTTCTGGAAGTCTTTATTCTCAAAGGCCGTGACGACAAACGTCTGAAGCCGTTGATCGACGAGCTGGAAGCCAGCGGTATTGTGATCCAGGTGGCTAATCGCCAGTGGCTGGATGAGAAATCCGAAGGTGCCGTGCATCAGGGGATCATTGCCCGCGTGCGCGAAGGCCGCCAGTATCAGGAAAACGATTTGCCTGCGCTGCTGGAAAGCCTTGAGTCCCCGTTCCTGCTGGTGCTGGATGGCGTGACTGACCCGCATAACCTAGGTGCATGTTTGCGTACTGCCGATGCGGCCGGTGTACATGCGGTGATTGTTCCGCGTGATCGCTCGGCCAAACTGAACGCAACGGCGAAAAAAGTCGCCAGCGGCGCGGCGGAAAACGTGCCGTTGATCAACGTGACCAATCTGGCCCGCACATTACGTGTGTTGCAGGAGCACAACGTCTGGATCGTCGGCACGGCGGGCGAGGCCGATCACAATCTTTATCAGAGCAAAATGACCGGACCGATGGCGCTGGTGATGGGCGCGGAAGGCGAAGGTATGCGCCGTCTGACCCGTGAACACTGCGACGAGCTGATCAGCATTCCGATGGCTGGCAGCGTGTCGTCACTGAACGTCTCCGTCGCGACCGGCGTTTGCCTGTTCGAAGCCGTACGCCAGCGTGGTCTGAAGAAGAGCTGA
- the rpsR gene encoding 30S ribosomal protein S18 gives MARYFRRRKFCRFTAEGVVEIDYKDIATLKNYVTESGKIVPSRITGTRAKYQRQLARCIKRARYLSLLPYTDRHQ, from the coding sequence ATGGCACGTTATTTCCGTCGTCGCAAGTTCTGCCGTTTCACCGCGGAAGGCGTTGTAGAGATTGATTACAAAGATATCGCTACGCTGAAAAACTACGTTACCGAAAGCGGTAAAATTGTTCCGAGCCGTATTACCGGTACTCGTGCAAAATACCAGCGTCAGCTCGCTCGTTGTATCAAGCGCGCTCGCTACCTTTCTTTGTTGCCATATACTGATCGTCATCAGTAA
- the rplI gene encoding 50S ribosomal protein L9, producing MQVILLDKVANLGSLGDQVNVKAGYARNFLVPQGKAVPATKKNVEFFEARRAELEAKLADVLNAAEARATKINELGSVTIASKSGDEGKLFGSIGTRDIADAVTAAGVEVAKSEVRLPNGVLRTTGEHEVEFQVHSDVFAKLNVVVVPEA from the coding sequence ATGCAAGTTATTCTGCTTGATAAAGTAGCAAACCTGGGCAGCCTGGGTGATCAAGTTAACGTTAAAGCGGGCTACGCTCGTAACTTCCTGGTACCACAGGGCAAAGCTGTTCCTGCTACCAAGAAAAACGTTGAGTTCTTCGAAGCACGTCGTGCAGAACTGGAAGCCAAACTGGCTGACGTTCTGAACGCTGCTGAAGCTCGTGCAACTAAAATCAACGAACTGGGTTCAGTCACCATCGCGTCTAAATCAGGCGACGAAGGCAAACTGTTCGGCTCTATCGGTACTCGCGATATTGCTGATGCAGTGACTGCAGCTGGCGTTGAAGTTGCAAAAAGCGAAGTTCGTTTGCCGAATGGCGTTCTGCGTACCACTGGTGAACACGAAGTTGAGTTCCAGGTACACAGCGACGTATTCGCTAAACTGAATGTCGTTGTGGTTCCAGAAGCGTAA
- a CDS encoding DUF2065 family protein, with protein sequence MNSTILLALALVLVLEGLGPMLYPKSWRKMILALANLPDAVLRRFGGALVVAGFVIYYMLRTRLGG encoded by the coding sequence ATGAATTCGACAATTTTGCTGGCGCTGGCATTAGTTTTGGTTCTTGAAGGCCTGGGGCCGATGCTTTATCCAAAATCATGGAGAAAAATGATCCTGGCTTTAGCAAATCTTCCGGACGCGGTTTTACGCCGTTTTGGCGGGGCACTTGTGGTTGCAGGCTTCGTAATTTACTACATGTTGCGTACGCGTCTCGGTGGTTGA
- a CDS encoding isovaleryl-CoA dehydrogenase has product MNWETHRVFNQPKPLSNSNLFLSDTPLREAISRQQAGWDADVLASLGQQLGSAESMELGRLANANPPDLLRYDTAGERLDDVRFHPAWHLLMQGLIANRVHNLPWQEDARIGSAVARAARFILHAQVEAGTLCPVTMTFGAIPLLQKYLPAEFSGWLKPLMSARYDSHLQSGDQKKGVLIGMGMTEKQGGSDVLSNTTRATAQEGRGSGKPYHLVGHKWFFSVPQSDAHLVLAQADGGLSCFFLPRVLPDGERNAVRIERLKDKLGNRSNASSEVEFQNAIGWLLGEEGEGIRHILKMGGHTRFDCALGSHAMMRRALSVALYHAFQRQVFGKPLIEQPLMRQTLSRMALLLEGQTMLLMRLAAASGAQESLTEQLLYRLLTPAAKFEVCRQGMPFVAEAMEVLGGMGYCEDSELPRLYREMPVNSIWEGSGNIMCLDVLRTLRKLPASGELLQQVLHQARGQNRVFDRAARQFLQRLRAPEEAQGRWLTGQLFNLLAATQMLEFASPPMADAWCRMVLDPRGETLLPERLCQLLINRAIGAE; this is encoded by the coding sequence ATGAACTGGGAAACACACCGGGTTTTCAATCAACCCAAACCTCTGAGTAACAGTAATTTATTTCTCTCCGATACCCCGCTGCGGGAAGCCATATCACGGCAGCAGGCCGGATGGGATGCTGACGTGCTGGCCTCCCTGGGGCAGCAGTTGGGCTCAGCCGAATCGATGGAACTTGGCCGGCTGGCCAATGCCAATCCGCCCGATCTTCTGCGTTATGACACTGCCGGAGAACGCCTCGACGACGTGCGTTTTCACCCGGCGTGGCATTTGCTGATGCAGGGGCTGATCGCCAACCGCGTACATAATCTACCGTGGCAGGAAGATGCCCGTATCGGTTCGGCAGTTGCGCGCGCCGCAAGGTTTATTCTTCACGCGCAGGTAGAAGCCGGGACGTTGTGTCCGGTGACCATGACCTTCGGCGCAATCCCGTTGCTGCAAAAATATCTGCCCGCAGAGTTCAGTGGCTGGCTGAAACCGCTGATGTCCGCCCGCTACGACTCGCATTTACAGTCCGGCGATCAGAAAAAAGGCGTGCTGATTGGCATGGGTATGACGGAGAAGCAGGGCGGTTCGGATGTGCTGAGCAACACCACGCGGGCGACCGCGCAGGAAGGGCGCGGCAGCGGCAAACCCTATCATCTGGTCGGGCATAAATGGTTTTTCTCGGTGCCGCAAAGTGATGCGCATCTGGTGCTGGCGCAGGCCGACGGCGGCCTTTCTTGCTTTTTCCTGCCGCGCGTATTGCCAGACGGCGAACGTAACGCTGTCCGCATCGAACGGCTCAAGGATAAGTTGGGCAACCGTTCTAACGCCAGCAGCGAAGTGGAGTTCCAGAACGCCATCGGCTGGCTGCTGGGTGAAGAGGGTGAGGGTATCCGCCATATTCTGAAGATGGGCGGTCATACGCGCTTTGACTGCGCGCTGGGCAGCCACGCGATGATGCGCCGGGCGCTCTCTGTGGCGCTGTATCACGCGTTTCAGCGTCAGGTCTTCGGCAAGCCGCTGATCGAACAACCGTTGATGCGTCAGACCCTGAGCCGTATGGCGCTGCTGCTGGAAGGGCAGACGATGCTACTGATGCGTTTGGCGGCGGCGTCCGGTGCGCAGGAGAGTCTCACGGAGCAACTGCTGTACCGGTTGCTGACGCCTGCTGCCAAGTTCGAAGTTTGCCGTCAGGGCATGCCGTTTGTGGCGGAGGCGATGGAAGTACTGGGCGGGATGGGTTATTGCGAAGACAGCGAGCTGCCGCGCTTGTACCGTGAAATGCCCGTCAACAGCATCTGGGAGGGCTCGGGCAACATTATGTGTCTCGATGTACTGCGTACACTCAGGAAGCTGCCAGCCAGCGGAGAGCTCCTGCAACAGGTACTGCATCAGGCGCGCGGCCAGAACCGGGTATTTGATCGCGCCGCCCGTCAGTTTCTGCAACGCCTGCGCGCGCCGGAAGAAGCGCAAGGCCGCTGGCTGACGGGACAATTGTTTAATCTGCTCGCAGCGACGCAAATGCTGGAATTCGCTTCGCCACCGATGGCGGACGCATGGTGCCGGATGGTGCTCGACCCGCGTGGTGAAACGCTGCTGCCGGAACGGTTGTGTCAGTTGCTCATCAACCGCGCCATCGGCGCAGAGTAG
- the rpsF gene encoding 30S ribosomal protein S6 has translation MRHYEIVFMVHPDQSEQVPGMIERYSAVITNAAGQIHRLEDWGRRQLAYPINKLHKAHYVLLNVEAPQEAIDELETNFRFNDAVIRSMVMRTKHAVTEASPMVKAKDERRDRREDFAEANDDAEAGDSEE, from the coding sequence ATGCGTCATTACGAAATCGTATTTATGGTACACCCTGACCAAAGCGAACAGGTTCCGGGCATGATCGAGCGTTACAGTGCAGTAATCACTAACGCTGCTGGTCAGATTCACCGTCTGGAAGACTGGGGCCGCCGTCAACTGGCTTACCCGATCAACAAACTGCACAAAGCTCACTACGTTCTGCTGAACGTTGAAGCCCCGCAGGAAGCGATCGATGAGCTGGAAACAAACTTCCGCTTCAACGACGCCGTTATCCGTAGCATGGTTATGCGTACTAAACACGCGGTAACTGAAGCATCTCCAATGGTTAAAGCGAAAGACGAACGTCGTGATCGTCGTGAAGATTTCGCCGAAGCTAATGATGATGCTGAAGCTGGGGATTCTGAAGAGTAA
- a CDS encoding adenylosuccinate synthase, translating to MGKNVVVLGTQWGDEGKGKVVDLLTERAKYVVRYQGGHNAGHTLVINGEKTVLHLIPSGILRENVTSIIGNGVVLAPDALMKEMGELEARGIPVRERLLLSEACPLILPYHVALDMAREKARGDKAIGTTGRGIGPAYEDKVARRGLRVGDLFNKETFAIKLKEIIDYHNFQLVNYYKVEAVDFQKTLDDVMAIADILTAMVVDVSELLDGARKRGDLIMFEGAQGTLLDIDHGTYPYVTSSNTTAGGVATGSGIGPRYVDYVLGIVKAYSTRVGAGPFPTELFDETGEFLRKQGNEFGATTGRSRRCGWLDIVAVRRSVQINSLSGFCLTKLDVLDGLKEVKLCIGYRMPDGREMTTTPLAAEGWEGIEPIYEIMPGWTETTFGVKQVDKLPQAALNYLKRIEELTEVPVDIISTGPDRSETMILRDPFDA from the coding sequence ATGGGTAAGAACGTCGTCGTACTCGGCACTCAATGGGGTGATGAAGGGAAAGGCAAGGTCGTAGACCTGCTTACTGAACGGGCTAAATATGTTGTGCGCTATCAGGGCGGTCACAACGCCGGTCACACTCTGGTTATCAACGGTGAAAAAACCGTTCTTCATTTAATTCCTTCTGGCATTCTGCGTGAAAATGTCACCAGCATCATCGGTAACGGTGTTGTTCTGGCGCCTGACGCCTTAATGAAAGAGATGGGAGAACTTGAAGCTCGTGGCATCCCTGTACGCGAACGTCTGTTACTCTCTGAAGCCTGCCCGCTGATTCTTCCTTACCATGTCGCCTTAGACATGGCGCGTGAAAAAGCGCGTGGCGATAAAGCCATCGGCACTACCGGTCGCGGTATCGGCCCGGCTTATGAAGATAAAGTTGCCCGTCGCGGTCTGCGTGTTGGCGATCTCTTCAACAAAGAAACTTTCGCTATCAAGCTGAAAGAAATCATCGATTATCATAACTTCCAGCTGGTCAACTACTACAAAGTAGAAGCCGTTGATTTCCAGAAAACGTTAGATGATGTCATGGCTATCGCCGACATCCTGACTGCAATGGTTGTTGATGTGTCTGAGCTGCTGGATGGCGCGCGTAAGCGTGGCGATCTGATCATGTTTGAAGGCGCGCAGGGCACGCTTCTGGACATCGACCATGGTACTTATCCGTACGTGACCTCTTCCAACACCACCGCAGGCGGCGTCGCTACCGGTTCTGGTATTGGTCCACGTTACGTCGATTATGTGCTGGGTATCGTAAAAGCCTATTCCACCCGCGTGGGTGCAGGTCCGTTCCCAACCGAACTGTTCGACGAAACTGGCGAGTTCCTGCGTAAGCAAGGTAACGAGTTTGGCGCGACTACCGGTCGTAGCCGTCGTTGCGGCTGGCTGGACATCGTGGCTGTACGTCGTTCCGTACAGATCAACTCCCTGTCTGGTTTTTGTCTGACCAAACTGGACGTGCTGGACGGTCTGAAAGAAGTGAAGCTGTGTATTGGTTATCGCATGCCTGATGGCCGCGAAATGACCACCACTCCGCTGGCGGCAGAAGGCTGGGAAGGTATCGAGCCAATCTACGAAATCATGCCGGGCTGGACCGAAACCACCTTTGGTGTGAAACAGGTCGATAAACTGCCGCAGGCAGCCCTGAACTACCTCAAGCGCATCGAAGAGCTGACCGAAGTACCGGTAGATATCATCTCGACAGGCCCTGACCGTAGTGAAACCATGATTCTGCGTGATCCGTTTGACGCATAA
- the nsrR gene encoding nitric oxide-sensing transcriptional repressor NsrR gives MQLTSFTDYGLRALIYMASLPDDQMTNISQVTEVYGVSRNHMVKIINQLSRAGLVTAVRGKNGGIKLGKPAQTIRIGDVVRELEPLSLVNCDSDFCHITPACRLKHVLHTAVEHFLDELNQYTLADMVKDNSPLYKLLLVE, from the coding sequence GTGCAGTTAACGAGTTTCACTGATTATGGTTTGAGAGCGTTGATTTATATGGCGTCGTTGCCTGACGATCAGATGACCAACATTTCGCAGGTCACCGAGGTTTACGGTGTGTCGCGTAACCACATGGTGAAAATCATAAATCAGTTGAGTCGTGCAGGTCTGGTGACCGCCGTTCGCGGAAAGAACGGGGGCATAAAGCTGGGTAAACCGGCACAGACAATCCGCATTGGCGATGTGGTTCGCGAACTAGAGCCGCTTTCACTGGTCAACTGTGACAGTGATTTTTGTCATATCACGCCCGCATGCCGGCTAAAACACGTCCTGCACACTGCTGTAGAACATTTTCTTGATGAGCTGAATCAGTACACTCTGGCTGATATGGTCAAAGATAACTCTCCGCTCTACAAATTATTGCTTGTTGAATGA